The sequence AACTGCCTCTCTCACTGTTTGTTTCATGGTTCGAACAGAAGGCTGCGGCAGTACTGCTGACACTTCTAGCGCTGAATATCAAAGGCATCACTCTTGGACCGACATTGCCGGCGTTCATCACGCCACCAGTGTTGAACACCCTGATAGATAGCTTTGATATCAAGGCTAACACCACACCGGAAGCCGATCTGGCTGCAGCCCTGGCTGCATAAGAGACCGATGGAAGAACTGAATAACTGTTCTCATACAGTAATTCAGGCGACCCATGGATGGGTCGTACGACTGCACTGAATTTCAGTGTGGCCTAAGAAACTGGAGCGGCATATGTCGCTCCAGTTCTCTTTTCAATTCAGAATATAAGGATGATCCGATGAGCCAAACCTATTCCATTTGCCTCAATACGCAGGATGGTAAAGAGATAAGTTTTGACTGCGCAGCAGATGAAAACCTGATTGATGCAGCAGCCCAGGCCAATATCACATTGCCTGCTGTTTGCCATGAAGGAAACTGCGGCGCATGTCATGGCCACTGCAAAAGCGGTGAGTACGAACAAAAATCACATAGTTCCGGCGCCCTCTCTGAACAGGATGAAGAGCATGGCGGTATCCTGATGTGCCGCACCTTCCCGCGTGGCGACATGATCGTCGAGGTAACATCCGACCTGTCCCATATCACCTCAGGCCCGGTGCCTGAGCCGGTTTGTGAAGTTCTGGCCGTCGACGACATGGGAGGCAATGTATGTCGCCTGCTGCTGAAGGTCTTGCCGGATGAGCAGGGCGCTATCAATGCGGAATTTGAACCGGGACAGTTCATGGAGCTTGAAATTCCGGGCACCGATATTCGTCGTGCCTACTCGATCTCCAATGCGCCCAACTGGAGTGGTGAACTGGAGTTTATGATTCGCCTGCAACCGCATGGCAAATTCTCCAGCTGGCTGCTCAATGATGCCAAGGTCGGTGATCAACTGAACACCAAAGGCCCTGAAGGAAGCTTCCTGCTGCATCAGGCGGGCATTGCCCCCCGTCGCTTTGTTGCCGGAGGTACAGGTGTCGCACCGATGCTCTCCATGCTGCGGCAGATGGCGGAGTTTCAGGAAACACATGAGTCCCATCTCTATTTTGGCCTCACCTCAGAAGAGGACCTGTTCGCAATTGATGAAATTGAAGAGCTAAAGGCATCCGTTGCCAACCTCACTGCTGAAGTATGTATCTGGAAACCGACGGCAACCTGGCAGGGATTCAGAGGCTCTCCTGTTGATGCATTCAAACGCGACCTGGAAGCAGACCTTGCCAAAGGCATTAAACCCGATGTTTATCTCTGTGGCCCTCCGGGTCTGATTGATGCCGCTGAAAAGGTGGCTGAAGAGCTTGGCCTGCCGCACACCAGCCTGTTCAGCGAACGCTTCCTGCCTGGCTAAAACTATGAAGTGGCTCTGATATACAAACTGCGCCCGATCATGAACAATTCGCCTTATGCGATATCTTACTGACTCTCGACAGATTCCAACATCACAGGAGCAGCAATGGCTGCCCCTGCTACGCCGCAACTTCCAGCTCGGCTGGGTGACTGATGACAAACGCCCCGTCATGCCTGGTGCGGACGATGCCGTAGCCCGCTGGTCCAATGATCAGGCGGTGATGCTACCAGGGATTATCGATGTTGATGCCTGGCAGAAGGAGATCGCTGAAGCGCACAAGCTGATGAAGGCGACCCTTGATGCCGATGAGGTAGCCCCGCTATTGGAGCAATCACCTTACAGTGATCGCCTTGGATCACTTTTTCCACTGGTTGCCTCTTCATTCGAGGAGCATGACGAGCAGGGCATTGAAAAGGTCTACTTCGATGTCGAGCAGGATGGCGATGTTGTTGCTGAAAGCCTCTGGTGCAAGGCCTCCTGGCTCTCCTTTATCGAGGGGGATGCTTCGCTTCGCTTCCGCTTCTCCTTCGGCATGGAGTGCCTTGAGGATGTTGCAGCCGACCCCGAGCGCCAGCTCTGGGCTGGCCGCCTCTGCGATGCGATATTCCCCGAATCGAAGTCCATTACGGAAAACACTCTGATCCTTCCCCTACTTGAGAAGATTGTTGGCGGTGAGCCTGCCTTTGTAGAGCGCATTGTCTATTTTAATGCCCCAAATGGTGGCGCGCAGATGCACCACGATGTTGAACGTGGCCATGACGGTGTTGTGTTCGCCCAGCTTTCAGGTTCCACCTTCTGGCTGGCGCTCTCCAAGCCTGAGCTGATTGATACACTGATTGCATTTGCGGAAAACCCTGAAAACAGCAGTGAACTTTCCCGGCTGCTACCGGAAGCAGCTGACCGTGAGCAACTGGCAGCGCTGTTGAGTGATCGCGCCACCCTATCTACCTATATGGATGAGTTCGATCACGAACTGGTTGAAGCGGTCATGGATCGCTCTCCCCTGTTTACTGAATATCTGGTTAATAAAGGCTATGGCTACATCCTCAATGCTGGCGATCTGTTGCTGATGCCGCAGCGGGATCTCGACAGCTGCGTCTGGCATTCAGTGATCTGCCTTGGTGATGAACCCGGTGAGGCGCTCTCCTTTGCCATGCGAGCCACAAATCAGCAGGAATGCTGATTTGGACGGGCTTTAGACCCCCGAAGGGTAAGGGCCAGGGACGGCCCGAATCATGCAGTCTCAGTCGGCACTCAAATTTACTAGGCAATAAAAAAGGGACGGTAATTACCGTCCCTTTTTTGTCGATTGAGGAGCCCTACCTTATTCCGGTTTATTAATATGCAGGTCCATCTGCGGATAGGGAATCGAGATACCGTTGTCATCAAATGTCAGTTTCACCTTTTCAGTCACATCGAACATCACACCCCAGTAGTCGGCCGACTTGACCCACGGGCGCACATTGAAGTTCACGCTTGAGTCAGCTAGTTCTGCTACGGCGATCAATGGCGCAGGTTCCTTCAGAACACGATCATCAGCATCAAGAATCGATTGTAAAAGCTCCTTGGCCTTGCGGATATCATCATCGTAGCCGATGCCAAAAACCATATCGACGCGGCGCGTTTCACGTGCTGAGTAATTGGTGATTGTGCCGTTATAGATCGCACCGTTAGGGACAATGATTTCGCGGTTATCGCCAGTTTTCATCGTAGTGGTAAAGATGCCGATCACCTCGACCACACCGGACGTTCCAGCCGCCTCAACAAAGTCACCAACCCTGAAAGGGCGGAACACGATAAGCAGCACGCCAGCGGCAAAATTCTGCAGAGAACCCTGCAGGGCCAGGCCAACTGCCAAGCCTGCAGCACCGATCAGGGCGATAAAGGAGGTCGTATCGACACCGAGCTGGTCGAGTGAGGCGATAATAATGACCAGCAGCAGCAGAGCATTAAGGATCGAGTGGACGAAGTTGATCAGTATCGGATCCATATCAGCCTTGTTAAGCATTTTGTCGACAACATTCAGCAGGATGCGGGCAACCCAGCGCCCGATGACGAAGATCGCCAACGCCATGACTATATTAATAGCCCAGGGAACCACATAGATGCTGATCAGCTCCTGGATATTTGATGTTTCAAGCATAAATTTCTCCCATAATCAGTATAAACAGGTGTTACACCCGTTAATATGGCACGACTTTACCATCAAAGGCAACAAACTGTCCGGGGGAGAAATTGCGTGCACCTGCAATCACCCTGCTCATGCCTGCCACTGAGGTTTCAACATCAATCAGGCCGACGTTGCCTACCATGTCGGTAGCTACCCAGCCTGGGTGCAGGGTGATCACATGCACGCCGGATGGCGCAAGATCAACAGCCATCGATTTGGAAACAATAACCAACCCTGCCTTGGCGGCGCGGTAGGCATAGACACCACCGCTGCTGTTGTCATCTGATGAGCCCATCTTCGAGCTGATATTGGCAATGATTCCCTTTGCTACAATAACCTGACCGGCAAGTCTCTGCACCACCCGCAACGGGCCGACACAGTCGATATTGAATACATCCAGCATGGTCCGGCCAGTCACCTTGTTCAGCGACTGCCCATCCTTACCCGGCCCATAGATGCCGGCATTATTAATAAGCAGATCAATGGCTTCCGGTAATTCACCCTGCGGTAGCTCATCGCTTCCCACATCCCAGCGAACCACATGCAGCTTCTCAGAAACAATCCCGCTAAGCGCACCCGAATCGCTACGGCAACAGGCCCAAACCTCATCGCCCTGCTCGAGATAGTGGCGAACAAAACCCAGCCCGATGCCCCTGTTTGCGCCAGTAATGACTACGTTCATATTGCCTCCGATTAGCGTCGTACCACCTGCTGCTGCTACCATAGGGCGCATGGCCGTTTCAGTGAACCCCCGAATTCCCCGCCAAGGCATGTCAACACTGCTCAAGGGGAGCGTAACCGACCGAATCCTGCTTCTGGTTTCTCTGCTGGGCATTACCGCTGCGTGGTTTACTGTTCAGGCGCTGGTTGCCTCCGGCCCCGCCGTTGCCGAGATTTACCACGGCAAAAGGCTACTCGCGACCTATCCGCTACCAAAAGCTGGTGAGACACCGAAGACTTTCCAGATCGATGGTGAACTGGGCCCATCTGAAATCCTGCTGGATGAAGATGGTGTGCGTATCACCTCTTCGCCGTGCAGTGCTCAGCGCTGCGTCTATTCAGGTGCCCATCGTCATGCCGGCGACATGATTGCCTGCGTCCCCAATCGTATCCTGATCACCATTCGTGGCAGCGCCAAGCGTCGCTTCGATGCCATTGTTGAGTAAGCCATGGGACCTGTGATTCTGCGCCCTCCTCTGGCCGAGCTGCAGCAAAAAGCGAACTGGCTGGCGCTTTTGCTGCTGGCTATCGGCCTGCATGTTTTCGAGGCAGCACTTCCCAGCCTCGGACCGTGGTTCAAACCCGGGCTTGCCAACCTGGTGACACTTCTCGCCCTGCTATGGCTTGGGCCAAGGGCTGCAGTACTGCTCTCCATCGGGCGTGTGGTTATCGGCAGCTTCTTTATCGGCACCCTCTTCACCCCGACATTCGTCATCAGCATGGCCGGTGGCCTTGCTGCAGCAGCGGTGATGATCGCGGCCTGGCGTTTCATTCCGGGTATCAGCCTGATCGGCGTAAGCCTGCTGGGGGCAATTGCCCATATGGTGGCCCAGTTTGTTACAGTGGAGACCCTTTTTATCCAGCAGAGCGTTCTCTATTTTGCTCTACCCCCTCTTCTGCTGCTCTCCACGACTACCGGCTGGCTAAATGGGGCGCTGGCGGGGTATATTGCGGCGAGACTCGAGTTCCCTGATGAATAAAATTGACATCAATACCGACCAGCGTCGTATCGGCTTCGCCTTTATCGCTTCAATCGCCCTGCATATTCTGCTGGTGGTGCTGATCGATTATGTCGATGGCAACAAACCACTGCCGAAAAAGGATATTCCGCAGATCATGGATGTGGTGCTGCTTGATGATAAGAAAACCCCATCCAAAAAAGCGCCCAAAGATGCCAAGACCATGTCCAACCGCAGTGCCACCGGCGGCAGCAAGGCCGACGACCGCATGACACGCCAGGCCAGAGCCCCGATGTCAGGCAATCAGCAGCACCCACAACCGTCACCTCCGCAGCAGCCGAAAACGCCGCCACCACTTAACCAGCAGAGCCGGACCCGGTTAATGGCCAAGCGTGGCGACTTCCCTGATAGCAGCCAGCTGAAGAAACAGCCGAAAGCGGATAAAAATAAAACTCAACCGAAGGACCCATCCACTGTTCCGCTGTCCAATCTAATGCCATCGGCAATGGCGCTGTCGCAACTTTCACGCGATTTCGAGCGTGAGCGCCGCATGAAGCAGAAACTGACCAAAGAGGCCGATGTTTCTATCAATACCCGTCAGGCCAAGTATGCGCCTTATGCACAGGCACTGGTTCGTGCGCTTGAGGAGCAGTGGCGTCCGGGACAGGCAAACTATGAACAGTTTGCCGAGGAGGCGCGTCGTTCTATGATCAAGCTGACGATCGACAAGAATGGCGACCTGGCTGGCATTGAGATACTGCGCCCAAGCCCGATTCCGCAAATCAACAACAGTGCGATCGAGGCGATCAACGCCGCTGCCCCGTTTAAAGTGCTGCCATCCTCCTGGGGGCTGGATCGTGTCAATTTCTATCTGACCTTTGAGGTCATAGAGGACAGGTTTGTCTTCCGACCGATGTAGAGCCCTGCTCGGCTGGTACGGGGATAACGCCCGCCAACTACCGTGGCGGGAAACAACGCTCCCTTATCACATATGGGTTTCTGAGGTCATGCTGCAGCAAACACAGGTGAAAACCGTACTGCCGCGTTACCTTGAGTGGTTTGAGT comes from Mariprofundus aestuarium and encodes:
- a CDS encoding 2Fe-2S iron-sulfur cluster-binding protein; the protein is MSQTYSICLNTQDGKEISFDCAADENLIDAAAQANITLPAVCHEGNCGACHGHCKSGEYEQKSHSSGALSEQDEEHGGILMCRTFPRGDMIVEVTSDLSHITSGPVPEPVCEVLAVDDMGGNVCRLLLKVLPDEQGAINAEFEPGQFMELEIPGTDIRRAYSISNAPNWSGELEFMIRLQPHGKFSSWLLNDAKVGDQLNTKGPEGSFLLHQAGIAPRRFVAGGTGVAPMLSMLRQMAEFQETHESHLYFGLTSEEDLFAIDEIEELKASVANLTAEVCIWKPTATWQGFRGSPVDAFKRDLEADLAKGIKPDVYLCGPPGLIDAAEKVAEELGLPHTSLFSERFLPG
- a CDS encoding mechanosensitive ion channel family protein; translated protein: MLETSNIQELISIYVVPWAINIVMALAIFVIGRWVARILLNVVDKMLNKADMDPILINFVHSILNALLLLVIIIASLDQLGVDTTSFIALIGAAGLAVGLALQGSLQNFAAGVLLIVFRPFRVGDFVEAAGTSGVVEVIGIFTTTMKTGDNREIIVPNGAIYNGTITNYSARETRRVDMVFGIGYDDDIRKAKELLQSILDADDRVLKEPAPLIAVAELADSSVNFNVRPWVKSADYWGVMFDVTEKVKLTFDDNGISIPYPQMDLHINKPE
- a CDS encoding SDR family oxidoreductase, with product MNVVITGANRGIGLGFVRHYLEQGDEVWACCRSDSGALSGIVSEKLHVVRWDVGSDELPQGELPEAIDLLINNAGIYGPGKDGQSLNKVTGRTMLDVFNIDCVGPLRVVQRLAGQVIVAKGIIANISSKMGSSDDNSSGGVYAYRAAKAGLVIVSKSMAVDLAPSGVHVITLHPGWVATDMVGNVGLIDVETSVAGMSRVIAGARNFSPGQFVAFDGKVVPY
- a CDS encoding NusG domain II-containing protein, with product MTTFILPPISVVPPAAATIGRMAVSVNPRIPRQGMSTLLKGSVTDRILLLVSLLGITAAWFTVQALVASGPAVAEIYHGKRLLATYPLPKAGETPKTFQIDGELGPSEILLDEDGVRITSSPCSAQRCVYSGAHRHAGDMIACVPNRILITIRGSAKRRFDAIVE
- a CDS encoding Gx transporter family protein; this translates as MGPVILRPPLAELQQKANWLALLLLAIGLHVFEAALPSLGPWFKPGLANLVTLLALLWLGPRAAVLLSIGRVVIGSFFIGTLFTPTFVISMAGGLAAAAVMIAAWRFIPGISLIGVSLLGAIAHMVAQFVTVETLFIQQSVLYFALPPLLLLSTTTGWLNGALAGYIAARLEFPDE
- a CDS encoding TonB C-terminal domain-containing protein, with translation MNKIDINTDQRRIGFAFIASIALHILLVVLIDYVDGNKPLPKKDIPQIMDVVLLDDKKTPSKKAPKDAKTMSNRSATGGSKADDRMTRQARAPMSGNQQHPQPSPPQQPKTPPPLNQQSRTRLMAKRGDFPDSSQLKKQPKADKNKTQPKDPSTVPLSNLMPSAMALSQLSRDFERERRMKQKLTKEADVSINTRQAKYAPYAQALVRALEEQWRPGQANYEQFAEEARRSMIKLTIDKNGDLAGIEILRPSPIPQINNSAIEAINAAAPFKVLPSSWGLDRVNFYLTFEVIEDRFVFRPM